In one Haemophilus parainfluenzae genomic region, the following are encoded:
- the iscA gene encoding iron-sulfur cluster assembly protein IscA, protein MSITLTEKAVQRVRTFLENRGKGIGLRLGVKTSGCSGLGYVLEFVDVLNDDDLVFEQHGVKVVVDPKSLVYLDGIELDYVKEGLNEGFKYNNPNVKESCGCGESFHV, encoded by the coding sequence ATGTCTATAACACTCACTGAAAAAGCGGTACAACGAGTTCGTACTTTTCTTGAAAATCGTGGAAAAGGTATCGGTTTACGCTTAGGTGTGAAAACATCAGGTTGTTCGGGTTTAGGCTATGTGCTTGAATTCGTTGATGTGCTCAATGATGACGATCTTGTTTTTGAGCAGCATGGCGTGAAAGTGGTAGTCGATCCAAAAAGCTTGGTTTATTTAGATGGCATTGAGCTAGATTATGTCAAAGAAGGCTTGAACGAAGGCTTTAAATATAACAATCCAAATGTGAAAGAATCATGTGGATGTGGTGAAAGTTTCCATGTTTAA
- the mglC gene encoding galactose/methyl galactoside ABC transporter permease MglC → MSALPKNKSFDFLKQNAIYFVLLILLGIIIAQDPTFLNVRNFSNILTQSSVRLIIALGVAGLLITQGTDLSAGRQVGLAAVISATLLQSMENMNRVFPDLGEIPIPVVILTVCAVGAVIGLVNGLVIAYLNVTPFIATMGTMIIVYGFNSLYYDGVGGSPIAGFSESFSNFAQGFFRLGSFKLSYITIYAAICAFLVWVMWNKTRFGKNIFAIGGNPEAAKVSGVNVARNLVVIYMIAGMFYAFGGMLEAGRIGSATNNLGFMYELDAIAACVVGGVSFAGGVGTVIGVITGVIIFTVINYGLTYIGVNPYWQYIIKGSIIILAVAIDSLKYAKKK, encoded by the coding sequence ATGAGTGCCTTACCAAAAAATAAATCATTCGATTTCTTAAAACAAAATGCGATTTATTTTGTGTTGTTGATTTTACTTGGCATCATCATCGCACAAGATCCAACATTCTTGAATGTTCGCAACTTTAGTAACATTTTAACTCAATCATCCGTCCGTCTCATTATCGCCCTTGGTGTTGCAGGCTTGCTTATTACTCAAGGTACCGACTTATCAGCCGGTCGCCAAGTCGGTTTAGCAGCGGTTATTTCTGCTACCCTCTTGCAGTCAATGGAAAACATGAACCGCGTGTTCCCGGATTTAGGTGAAATTCCTATTCCTGTAGTTATCCTGACTGTTTGTGCGGTAGGTGCTGTAATCGGCTTAGTGAATGGTTTAGTTATCGCTTATCTCAATGTAACCCCGTTCATTGCAACCATGGGTACCATGATCATCGTTTACGGTTTCAACTCACTTTATTATGATGGCGTAGGTGGCTCACCAATTGCTGGCTTCAGTGAATCTTTCTCTAACTTCGCACAAGGTTTCTTCAGACTTGGTTCATTCAAATTATCCTACATCACTATTTATGCGGCGATTTGTGCATTCTTAGTTTGGGTGATGTGGAATAAAACACGCTTCGGTAAAAATATCTTTGCTATCGGTGGTAACCCTGAAGCAGCAAAAGTATCGGGCGTAAACGTAGCGCGTAACCTTGTTGTGATTTACATGATTGCAGGTATGTTCTATGCATTCGGTGGTATGTTAGAAGCAGGTCGTATCGGTAGTGCTACCAACAACCTTGGTTTCATGTATGAATTAGATGCGATTGCTGCCTGCGTAGTAGGCGGTGTATCTTTCGCTGGTGGTGTGGGTACTGTTATCGGCGTAATCACGGGTGTTATCATCTTCACCGTTATTAACTACGGTTTAACTTACATCGGTGTAAACCCTTACTGGCAATATATCATTAAAGGTAGCATTATCATCCTCGCGGTTGCTATCGACTCCTTAAAATACGCGAAGAAAAAATAA
- the hscB gene encoding Fe-S protein assembly co-chaperone HscB: protein MTNPFAIFDLPVAFNVDQSLLSERYLVLQKSLHPDNFVTADAQEQRIAMQKSTEVNDALKTLKDPILRSEAIIALNTGEAQDLEQKSTQDMAFLMQQLEWREELENIEQSQDENALESFAKRVKKETKEMLTALEEQLNEQQWSTAAQFCDKLRFLKKLADEISQVEERLFEL from the coding sequence ATGACAAATCCTTTTGCTATTTTTGATTTGCCCGTTGCTTTCAATGTTGATCAATCGCTTTTGTCTGAACGCTATTTAGTGCTTCAAAAGAGTTTGCATCCGGATAATTTTGTTACGGCAGATGCACAAGAACAACGCATTGCAATGCAAAAATCAACAGAAGTTAATGATGCATTAAAAACCTTGAAAGACCCAATTTTACGTTCGGAAGCAATTATTGCATTAAATACGGGAGAAGCACAGGATTTAGAACAAAAGAGCACACAAGATATGGCATTCCTAATGCAGCAATTAGAATGGCGAGAAGAGCTCGAAAATATTGAGCAAAGCCAGGATGAAAATGCATTAGAATCCTTTGCGAAACGCGTTAAAAAAGAAACAAAAGAAATGTTGACCGCACTTGAAGAACAGCTAAATGAGCAACAATGGTCAACTGCTGCACAGTTCTGTGATAAATTACGTTTTCTAAAAAAATTGGCGGATGAAATTAGCCAAGTAGAAGAACGTCTATTTGAATTATAA
- the fdx gene encoding ISC system 2Fe-2S type ferredoxin produces MPKVIFLPNEEFCPEGMVVDAAAGDNLLEVAHNAGVEIHHACDGSCACTTCHVVIREGFDSLNEASDQEEDMLDKAWGLEMDSRLSCQCVVGDEDLVVEIPKYNINHANEAAH; encoded by the coding sequence ATGCCAAAAGTGATTTTTTTACCGAATGAAGAATTCTGTCCAGAGGGTATGGTGGTTGATGCAGCAGCAGGCGACAACTTATTAGAAGTAGCGCATAATGCGGGTGTTGAAATTCATCACGCTTGCGATGGTTCTTGTGCTTGTACAACATGCCATGTCGTCATTCGTGAAGGGTTTGATTCATTGAATGAAGCCAGCGATCAAGAAGAAGATATGTTAGATAAAGCATGGGGTTTAGAAATGGATAGCCGCCTTTCTTGCCAATGTGTCGTGGGCGATGAAGATTTAGTGGTGGAAATCCCTAAATATAATATTAACCATGCGAATGAGGCGGCTCACTAA
- a CDS encoding IscS subfamily cysteine desulfurase: MKLPIYLDYAATCPVDERVAKKMMEYLTIDGVFGNPASRSHKFGWQAEEAVDIARNQIADLIGADSREIVFTSGATEADNLAIKGAAHFYQTKGKHIITCKTEHKAVLDTCRQLEREGFEVTYLDPEEDGLIDLEKFKAALRPDTIVVSIMHVNNEIGVIQDIKAIGELCRANKTIFHVDATQSVGKVEINLAELPVDLMSMSSHKLYGPKGIGALYVCRKPRVRLEAIIHGGGHERGMRSGTLPVHQIVGMGEAYRIAKEEMATEIPRIRALRDRLYNGLKEIEETYVNGSMEHRVANNLNISFNYVEGESLMMALRDVAVSSGSACTSASLEPSYVLRALGRNDELAHSSIRFTLGRWTTEEEIDYTINLTRNAVAKLRELSPLWDMFKEGIDLNTIEWAAH, encoded by the coding sequence ATGAAATTACCAATTTATTTAGATTATGCAGCAACATGTCCAGTTGATGAACGTGTGGCTAAAAAAATGATGGAATATTTAACCATTGATGGTGTATTCGGTAATCCAGCATCTCGTTCACATAAATTTGGCTGGCAAGCTGAGGAAGCGGTTGATATTGCACGTAATCAAATTGCGGATTTGATTGGCGCAGACTCTCGTGAGATCGTATTTACTTCTGGCGCAACAGAAGCAGATAACCTTGCAATTAAAGGTGCGGCACACTTTTATCAAACAAAAGGTAAGCACATTATCACCTGCAAAACTGAACACAAAGCTGTATTGGATACTTGCCGTCAATTAGAGCGTGAAGGCTTTGAAGTCACCTATTTAGATCCAGAAGAAGATGGTTTAATCGATCTTGAGAAATTTAAAGCAGCATTACGTCCAGATACAATTGTTGTGTCAATTATGCATGTGAATAATGAGATTGGCGTGATTCAAGATATTAAAGCAATTGGTGAGCTTTGCCGTGCAAACAAAACCATTTTCCACGTAGATGCGACCCAAAGTGTCGGTAAGGTAGAAATTAATCTTGCTGAATTACCAGTTGATTTGATGTCAATGTCTAGTCACAAATTGTACGGGCCAAAAGGTATCGGGGCATTATATGTTTGTCGTAAACCTCGCGTTCGTTTAGAAGCAATTATCCATGGTGGTGGTCACGAGCGTGGTATGCGTTCTGGTACATTACCTGTACACCAAATTGTTGGTATGGGTGAAGCTTATCGTATTGCAAAAGAAGAAATGGCGACAGAGATTCCTCGTATCAGAGCTTTACGCGATCGTTTATATAATGGATTAAAAGAAATTGAAGAAACCTATGTAAATGGTTCAATGGAGCACCGTGTAGCAAATAACTTGAACATCAGCTTTAACTATGTTGAAGGTGAATCATTGATGATGGCATTACGTGATGTGGCAGTTTCTTCTGGTTCGGCTTGTACTTCAGCGAGTTTAGAACCATCTTATGTATTACGTGCATTAGGTCGTAATGATGAATTAGCACATAGCTCAATTCGTTTCACTCTTGGTCGTTGGACAACGGAAGAAGAAATTGATTACACCATTAATTTAACACGTAATGCAGTAGCAAAACTTCGTGAATTATCGCCACTTTGGGATATGTTCAAAGAAGGTATTGATTTAAACACTATTGAGTGGGCAGCCCACTAA
- the iscU gene encoding Fe-S cluster assembly scaffold IscU, producing MAYSEKVIEHYENPRNVGSMDKKDNSVGTGMVGAPACGDVMQLQIKVNDSGIIEDAKFKTYGCGSAIASSSLITEWVKGKSLDEAGAIKNSQIAEELELPPVKVHCSILAEDAIKAAIADYKNKQGK from the coding sequence ATGGCATACAGCGAAAAAGTTATCGAACATTACGAAAATCCACGCAATGTTGGTTCAATGGACAAAAAAGATAATTCTGTGGGCACTGGCATGGTGGGCGCGCCAGCTTGTGGTGACGTTATGCAGTTACAAATCAAAGTAAATGACAGCGGCATTATTGAAGATGCAAAATTTAAAACTTATGGTTGTGGTTCTGCGATTGCTTCTAGCTCTTTAATTACTGAATGGGTAAAAGGCAAATCTTTAGATGAAGCAGGTGCAATCAAAAACAGCCAAATTGCGGAAGAACTTGAATTACCACCGGTAAAAGTTCACTGCTCAATCTTAGCAGAAGACGCAATTAAAGCCGCCATTGCTGACTACAAAAATAAACAAGGTAAGTAA
- the mglA gene encoding galactose/methyl galactoside ABC transporter ATP-binding protein MglA: MTTQTQDSDVLLTMTDVSKSFPGVKALDHANLTVRSHSVHALMGENGAGKSTLLKCLFGIYAKDEGEILFLGKPVDFKTSKEALENGISMVHQELNLVRQTSVMDNLWLGRYPLKGPFVDHAKMYRDTKAIFDELDIDVDPKEKVAKLSVSQMQMIEIAKAFSYNAKIVIMDEPTSSLSEKEVEHLFKIIQKLKDRGCGIIYISHKMDEIFKICDEITILRDGKWINTVQVKGTTMEEIVSMMVGRELTQRFPEKTNVPKEITLEVEHLTAVNQPSIQDVSFNLRKGEILGIAGLVGAKRTDIVEAIFGVRELKEGTIKLNGKIVKNHTALEAINHGFALVTEERRSTGIYSNLSIEFNSLISNMKSYLTPWKLLSNKKMASDTQWVIDAMNVKTPSHKTTIGSLSGGNQQKVIIGRWLLTQPDILMLDEPTRGIDIGAKFEIYQLIQELAKKDKGIIMISSEMPELLGVTDRILVMSNGRVAGIVETAKTSQEEILQLAAKYL; encoded by the coding sequence ATGACAACTCAAACCCAAGACAGTGATGTACTACTGACGATGACAGATGTCAGTAAGTCTTTCCCCGGTGTAAAAGCCCTTGATCACGCCAATCTAACAGTTCGTTCTCACTCTGTTCATGCCTTAATGGGCGAAAACGGGGCGGGTAAGTCGACATTATTAAAATGCCTCTTCGGAATTTATGCAAAAGACGAAGGTGAAATTTTATTCTTAGGCAAACCTGTTGATTTTAAAACATCAAAAGAAGCCCTTGAAAATGGGATTTCAATGGTTCACCAAGAACTTAACTTGGTGCGTCAAACTAGTGTAATGGATAACTTATGGTTGGGTCGCTACCCACTTAAAGGTCCTTTTGTGGATCACGCCAAAATGTATCGTGATACCAAAGCGATTTTCGATGAATTGGATATTGATGTTGATCCAAAAGAAAAAGTGGCCAAACTTTCCGTTTCACAAATGCAGATGATCGAGATTGCGAAAGCGTTCTCTTATAACGCTAAAATCGTAATTATGGATGAGCCAACATCCTCACTTTCAGAAAAAGAAGTGGAACATCTTTTCAAAATTATTCAAAAATTAAAAGATCGCGGTTGTGGCATTATCTATATTTCACACAAAATGGATGAAATCTTCAAAATTTGTGATGAAATCACCATTCTTCGTGATGGTAAATGGATCAATACCGTTCAAGTTAAAGGCACCACCATGGAAGAAATTGTTTCAATGATGGTAGGCCGTGAATTAACACAACGTTTCCCTGAAAAAACTAACGTACCAAAAGAAATCACGCTTGAAGTGGAACATTTAACTGCGGTGAATCAACCTTCCATTCAAGATGTTTCCTTTAATTTACGCAAAGGTGAAATTTTAGGTATTGCAGGTCTTGTTGGTGCAAAACGAACTGATATTGTGGAAGCCATTTTTGGTGTACGCGAATTAAAAGAAGGGACGATCAAACTCAACGGAAAAATCGTGAAAAATCATACCGCACTTGAGGCGATTAACCACGGTTTTGCTTTGGTGACTGAGGAACGTCGTTCAACCGGGATTTATTCAAACCTAAGTATTGAATTTAACTCTTTGATTTCAAATATGAAATCTTACCTTACCCCATGGAAATTGCTCAGCAACAAAAAAATGGCGAGCGATACGCAATGGGTAATTGATGCGATGAACGTGAAAACACCTTCTCACAAAACAACGATTGGATCGCTTTCTGGTGGTAACCAACAAAAAGTCATTATCGGCCGTTGGCTTTTAACCCAACCAGATATCTTAATGCTCGACGAACCAACTCGTGGTATTGATATTGGGGCAAAATTTGAAATTTATCAGCTCATTCAAGAACTCGCTAAAAAAGATAAAGGCATCATTATGATTTCATCAGAAATGCCGGAACTATTAGGCGTAACAGACCGAATTTTGGTCATGAGTAATGGTCGTGTTGCCGGCATCGTTGAAACGGCAAAAACGTCTCAAGAAGAAATTTTGCAACTTGCCGCAAAATATTTATAA
- the trmJ gene encoding tRNA (cytosine(32)/uridine(32)-2'-O)-methyltransferase TrmJ: MLQNIRIVLVETSHSGNIGSASRAMKTMGLSNLYLVSPKSVDEQSIALAAGADDVVRNANIVDTFEQAIENCSLVIGTSARLRHLQSTLIEPRECAEKVSAHQGQVAIVFGRERVGLTNEELLKCHYHLNIPANPEYSSLNLAMAVQLVSYEMRMAFLVKNRTETALSTIENIYPTAQEMEYFFVHTEQVYQSLGFIQNQGVIQKLRRLYNRSSLEKNELNILRGMLSAVEKRLNLQKD, from the coding sequence ATGTTACAAAATATTCGAATTGTTTTGGTTGAAACATCTCATAGTGGGAATATAGGTTCAGCCTCGCGTGCGATGAAAACAATGGGATTATCCAACCTTTATTTGGTCTCGCCAAAATCGGTGGATGAGCAATCTATTGCATTAGCTGCAGGCGCTGATGATGTTGTGCGTAATGCCAACATTGTTGATACTTTTGAACAAGCAATAGAAAATTGCTCATTAGTAATTGGGACCAGTGCGAGATTACGCCATTTACAGAGTACGTTGATTGAGCCAAGAGAATGTGCGGAGAAAGTCAGTGCACATCAAGGCCAAGTGGCAATCGTGTTCGGTCGTGAGCGTGTTGGGCTCACAAATGAAGAATTACTTAAATGTCATTATCATTTAAATATCCCTGCTAATCCTGAATATTCTTCGCTAAATTTAGCGATGGCAGTACAGTTGGTAAGTTATGAAATGCGAATGGCATTTTTAGTGAAAAATAGAACGGAAACTGCACTTTCAACAATAGAAAATATCTATCCAACAGCACAAGAAATGGAGTATTTTTTCGTGCATACGGAACAGGTATATCAATCACTTGGTTTTATTCAAAATCAAGGGGTTATACAAAAGTTAAGACGACTTTATAACCGTTCTTCTCTAGAAAAAAATGAATTAAATATTTTGCGAGGAATGTTAAGTGCGGTTGAAAAACGCCTTAATCTGCAAAAAGACTAA
- the hscA gene encoding Fe-S protein assembly chaperone HscA, producing MALLQIAEPGQTAAPHQHRLAVGIDLGTTNSLVAAVRSGQATILNDEQDRSLVPSVVYYGENEKLVGTEAFAKAAIDPKNTIISVKRLIGRSLDDVQSRYTNLPYEFVASENGLPLLVTHQGKKSPIEVSADILSRLNHIAEQRLAGKLSGVVITVPAYFDDAQRQSTKDAARLAGLNVLRLLNEPTAAAVAYGLDSGKEGVIAVYDLGGGTFDISILRLSKGVFEVLATGGDTALGGDDFDHLIADWIIEQAGIQPQNVNEQRELLSLATQTKIALTSEQSAVISWRGFEGELSREQFNELIHSLVKRSLLTCRRALKDAHVEAEDVQEVVMVGGSTRVPYVREQVGEFFGKTPLTSIDPDKVVALGAAIQADILVGNKNDSDMLLLDVVPLSLGIETMGGLVEKIIPRNTTIPVARAQEFTTFKDGQTAMTVHVVQGERELVDDCRSLGRFTLRGIPPMVAGAAHIRVTYQVDADGLLSVTAMEKSTKVQASIQIKPSYGLTDEEVTAMIKASFDNAQDDMQARELAEQRVEADRVIESVIVALQQDGAELLTEAEFHQIENALKQLMDVKEGTDRHAIVQGIKALDIATQEFAARRMNKSINQALTGKSVSDIEK from the coding sequence ATGGCATTACTCCAAATTGCAGAGCCAGGACAAACGGCTGCACCACATCAACATCGTCTTGCGGTAGGGATTGATTTAGGTACAACAAACTCTTTAGTTGCCGCAGTGCGTAGCGGTCAAGCCACCATTTTGAATGATGAACAAGACAGAAGCCTTGTGCCTTCAGTCGTCTACTATGGTGAAAATGAAAAACTTGTTGGTACAGAAGCATTTGCAAAAGCTGCAATTGATCCTAAAAATACGATTATTTCTGTGAAACGGCTGATTGGACGTAGCCTTGATGATGTGCAATCTCGTTATACCAATTTACCCTATGAGTTTGTGGCAAGTGAAAATGGGTTGCCATTATTGGTGACACATCAAGGTAAAAAAAGCCCAATTGAAGTCTCTGCGGATATTTTATCTCGTTTAAATCATATTGCAGAACAACGACTTGCAGGTAAGCTTTCTGGCGTGGTGATTACCGTACCTGCCTATTTTGATGATGCTCAACGCCAAAGTACAAAAGATGCGGCACGTCTTGCAGGGTTAAATGTATTACGTTTATTAAATGAACCCACTGCTGCAGCAGTGGCTTATGGCTTAGATAGCGGAAAAGAAGGTGTCATTGCTGTTTATGACTTAGGTGGCGGTACCTTTGATATCTCAATTTTACGCTTGTCTAAAGGTGTATTTGAAGTCTTAGCAACAGGTGGGGATACCGCTTTAGGTGGTGATGATTTTGACCATTTAATTGCCGATTGGATTATTGAACAAGCGGGTATTCAACCACAAAATGTGAATGAGCAACGTGAACTTTTAAGTTTAGCCACACAAACTAAAATTGCTTTAACGAGTGAGCAAAGTGCGGTCATTTCTTGGCGCGGATTTGAAGGTGAGTTAAGTCGTGAGCAATTCAATGAATTAATCCACTCATTGGTAAAACGTTCTTTATTAACCTGCCGTCGAGCATTGAAAGATGCGCATGTTGAAGCTGAAGACGTGCAAGAAGTGGTTATGGTTGGAGGCTCAACTCGCGTGCCTTACGTACGTGAACAAGTAGGCGAATTCTTTGGTAAAACCCCATTAACCTCTATCGACCCAGATAAAGTAGTGGCCTTAGGTGCAGCTATCCAAGCAGATATTTTAGTGGGCAACAAGAATGACAGTGATATGTTGTTACTCGATGTTGTGCCGCTTTCTTTAGGCATTGAAACCATGGGCGGTTTAGTGGAGAAAATTATTCCACGTAACACCACGATTCCAGTGGCTCGCGCGCAAGAATTTACTACCTTTAAAGATGGTCAAACTGCAATGACTGTACATGTGGTACAAGGTGAACGAGAGTTGGTGGATGATTGCCGTTCTTTAGGTCGTTTTACGTTGCGTGGTATTCCGCCAATGGTGGCAGGCGCGGCTCATATTCGAGTGACTTATCAAGTGGATGCAGATGGCTTATTAAGTGTGACTGCTATGGAAAAATCCACAAAAGTCCAAGCATCGATTCAAATTAAGCCTTCTTATGGTTTAACGGATGAAGAAGTAACGGCAATGATTAAAGCTTCTTTTGATAATGCACAAGATGATATGCAAGCACGTGAATTAGCTGAGCAACGTGTTGAGGCTGATCGTGTGATTGAAAGCGTGATTGTGGCCTTACAGCAAGATGGGGCGGAATTATTAACCGAAGCCGAATTCCACCAAATTGAAAATGCATTGAAACAATTAATGGATGTAAAAGAAGGTACAGATCGTCATGCTATTGTTCAAGGGATTAAAGCCCTTGATATCGCGACTCAAGAATTTGCGGCAAGACGAATGAATAAATCCATTAATCAAGCGCTGACAGGTAAATCTGTATCAGATATTGAGAAATAA
- the pal gene encoding peptidoglycan-associated lipoprotein Pal, producing MNKFVKSLLVAGSVAALAACSSSNNDAAGNGANNNGQTFGGYSVEDLQQRYNTVYFGFDKFNIEGEYVQILDAHAAYLNATAASKVVVEGNTDERGTPEYNIALGQRRADAVKGFLAGKGVDAGKVSTVSYGEEKPAVLGHDEAAYSKNRRAVLAY from the coding sequence ATGAACAAATTTGTTAAATCATTATTAGTTGCTGGTTCAGTAGCTGCATTAGCAGCATGTAGCTCATCAAACAACGATGCAGCAGGCAACGGTGCTAACAACAACGGCCAAACTTTCGGTGGTTACTCTGTTGAAGATCTTCAACAACGTTACAACACCGTTTACTTCGGTTTCGACAAATTCAACATCGAAGGTGAATACGTTCAAATCTTAGATGCTCACGCTGCATACTTAAATGCAACTGCAGCTTCTAAAGTGGTTGTTGAAGGTAACACTGACGAACGTGGTACTCCAGAGTACAACATCGCTTTAGGTCAACGTCGTGCTGATGCAGTTAAAGGTTTCTTAGCTGGTAAAGGTGTTGACGCTGGTAAAGTATCAACTGTTTCTTACGGTGAAGAAAAACCTGCAGTGTTAGGTCACGATGAAGCAGCATACTCTAAAAACCGTCGTGCAGTGTTAGCATACTAA
- the iscR gene encoding Fe-S cluster assembly transcriptional regulator IscR, producing MKLTSKGRYAVTAILDIALHAGTDPVCLADISERQNISLSYLEQLFAKLRRGRLVKSVRGPGGGYRLALPSDQISIGMVISAVNENINVTRCLGKGNCKGGVECLTHSLWQDLSDRISDFLDEITLAELVEKKSGKHKAHKDFDDLVVVNQ from the coding sequence ATGAAACTTACATCTAAAGGACGATACGCGGTTACCGCAATTTTAGATATCGCATTACACGCAGGGACAGATCCAGTTTGTTTAGCGGATATCTCAGAACGTCAAAATATTTCACTTTCTTATCTTGAGCAATTATTTGCCAAATTGCGTCGTGGTAGATTAGTAAAAAGCGTTCGTGGTCCAGGTGGTGGCTATCGTTTAGCGTTACCATCTGATCAAATTTCTATCGGTATGGTAATCTCTGCCGTAAACGAGAACATTAATGTCACAAGATGCCTTGGAAAGGGGAATTGTAAAGGTGGGGTTGAATGTTTAACTCATTCTTTATGGCAAGATTTAAGTGATCGTATTTCTGATTTTTTAGATGAGATTACATTAGCCGAGCTTGTAGAGAAAAAATCAGGAAAACATAAAGCTCACAAAGATTTTGATGATTTGGTTGTCGTTAACCAATAA
- the iscX gene encoding Fe-S cluster assembly protein IscX gives MKWTDAQLIAEELYDRNPDLDPKTVRFTDLHKWICELDGFDDDPMKSNESILEAILLKWLDEYE, from the coding sequence ATGAAATGGACTGATGCACAACTTATTGCAGAAGAGCTGTATGATCGTAATCCAGATTTAGATCCTAAAACGGTACGTTTCACGGATTTGCATAAGTGGATTTGTGAACTAGACGGTTTTGATGATGATCCAATGAAATCTAATGAGAGTATTCTGGAAGCGATTTTGTTGAAATGGTTAGATGAATATGAGTAA
- a CDS encoding DUF2625 domain-containing protein, whose amino-acid sequence MQTLEQLTDASKSAWGTISQWIEHARNHCDVIKKDQSSAERELFTMQMPTSSPMGAVIYETGGILIHHGWLRILGSGSFKLPRGLMDWNFSKSFNQSGDKPKYLLVADDVIGGYFALNGGSLGSNLGKIYYFSPKDLTWHDLNFTYTDFLAWALNGDIEAFYQNLFWQNWQEDVKQLDGNHMIVFTPELSEDKTTYINQRERREVNIETHYNASFTEQDKFAQAYSVA is encoded by the coding sequence ATGCAAACTTTAGAACAACTGACTGATGCCTCAAAATCTGCTTGGGGAACCATTTCCCAATGGATTGAGCATGCTCGTAATCATTGTGATGTGATTAAAAAAGATCAATCTAGCGCAGAACGTGAGCTTTTCACCATGCAAATGCCCACTTCTTCTCCAATGGGAGCGGTCATTTATGAAACTGGCGGCATTTTAATCCATCATGGTTGGTTGCGTATATTGGGGTCAGGCAGTTTTAAATTACCACGTGGATTAATGGACTGGAATTTCAGCAAATCCTTTAATCAATCAGGTGATAAACCAAAATATTTGCTTGTTGCGGACGATGTCATTGGTGGTTATTTTGCTTTAAATGGTGGCTCTTTAGGTTCTAATCTTGGCAAGATTTATTATTTTTCGCCAAAAGATTTAACTTGGCATGATTTAAATTTTACCTATACGGATTTCTTAGCTTGGGCATTAAATGGTGACATTGAAGCATTTTACCAAAATCTATTTTGGCAAAATTGGCAAGAAGATGTAAAACAACTCGATGGTAACCACATGATTGTTTTTACACCAGAGCTTTCAGAAGATAAGACGACTTATATTAATCAGCGTGAACGACGCGAAGTCAACATTGAAACCCATTACAACGCAAGTTTCACTGAACAAGATAAATTTGCACAAGCTTATTCAGTGGCATAA